In Syntrophomonas wolfei subsp. wolfei str. Goettingen G311, a single window of DNA contains:
- the disA gene encoding DNA integrity scanning diadenylate cyclase DisA yields the protein MEEIYAGTFKKYLQMLAPGTVFRLGVENVLQADTGGLIVVGDSPELMKLVSGGFHIDCEFTPSRLYELAKMDGAIITNSDASRIVIANAQLAPDPEIHSDETGIRHRTAERVARQTGQLVVAISQRRKVVTLYQSNIVFRLRDLPSILVKANQALQTLEKYRNVYARELQRLGGLEFEDMVTVSEVCKVIRRSLKVLDIAGEIENHIVELGTEGRLVRMQLDEMIASVEEEALFIIQDYSNSSDKSSQELLNNMRRAFEEDISDAVFIARILSLGTSSSHLEQQVSSRGYRMLHKLPRIPLSIIDNLVERFGLLSNVLRASIEELDDVEGIGEVRARSIKNGLKRMQEQLLLEYML from the coding sequence GTGGAAGAGATTTATGCAGGAACTTTCAAAAAATATCTACAGATGCTGGCACCCGGTACTGTATTCCGCCTGGGGGTGGAAAATGTGCTGCAAGCTGATACTGGAGGGCTTATCGTAGTTGGGGATTCACCCGAATTAATGAAACTTGTCAGTGGTGGGTTTCACATAGACTGCGAGTTTACACCTTCCCGGCTGTACGAGCTGGCTAAAATGGACGGAGCCATAATAACCAACAGTGATGCCTCCAGGATTGTAATAGCCAATGCCCAGCTAGCCCCTGATCCGGAGATTCATTCCGATGAAACCGGGATTAGACACCGCACGGCCGAGCGGGTGGCTCGACAAACCGGACAACTGGTGGTAGCCATATCCCAACGACGCAAAGTAGTAACTTTATACCAGAGTAATATCGTATTTCGTCTGCGGGATCTGCCCTCCATACTGGTCAAGGCTAACCAGGCTTTACAAACCCTGGAAAAATACCGGAATGTTTATGCCCGCGAGCTACAGCGTCTGGGCGGGCTTGAATTCGAGGATATGGTTACTGTTTCCGAAGTTTGCAAGGTTATCCGGCGCAGCCTCAAGGTACTGGACATAGCCGGAGAAATTGAAAACCATATAGTTGAATTAGGAACCGAAGGCCGGCTGGTAAGAATGCAATTGGATGAAATGATAGCCTCGGTTGAGGAAGAGGCTCTTTTTATCATCCAGGATTATTCCAACAGCAGCGATAAGAGCTCCCAGGAATTATTAAACAATATGCGGCGGGCCTTTGAGGAAGATATTTCGGACGCGGTATTTATTGCCCGGATATTATCCCTTGGTACCAGCAGCAGTCACCTGGAACAGCAGGTTTCTTCCCGGGGCTATAGAATGTTACATAAGCTGCCTAGGATACCTTTATCTATAATTGATAACCTGGTTGAGCGCTTTGGATTATTGAGCAATGTTTTGCGGGCCAGTATTGAGGAATTGGATGATGTTGAAGGAATCGGGGAAGTTAGAGCCCGTTCCATCAAAAACGGCTTAAAACGTATGCAGGAACAATTACTCTTGGAATACATGCTATAG
- a CDS encoding ATP-dependent Clp protease ATP-binding subunit — protein MFRRFTQRARNAVIHAQEEARQLNHPAIGTEHILLGLLREGEGVGARALLNSGIDLEKVREEINRVIGANGEAVEKPAGDLPVTPRAKKVFNLAFDEARLQGVNYVGTEHLLLAVLREEEGVAGQVLHSMGVKLDQIREQVMLLLGGDVSSTYHNPNAYQDTASQPNQQARKRARSKTPTLDSFSRDLTQDASEGRLDPVIGRNNEIERVIQILSRRTKNNPVLIGDPGVGKTAIVEGLAQRIMDNQIPEILSNKRVVALDLSAMVAGTKYRGEFEERLTRIVNEIKSSGDVIVFIDELHTIVGAGAAEGAIDAANILKPSLARGEFQCVGATTLNEYRKHVEKDAALERRFQPILVEEPSIEESIEILKGLRDRYEAHHGVKIGDEAIEAAAKLSARYISDRFLPDKAIDLIDEASSRVRLANYIIPEDLKKKESQLEDLIKEKEEAINGQEYEKAARLRDEEQKLRDEIENERKEWSSQRSLNAGSVGEDEIAAVVSSWSGIPVNKLAEEESERLVQMEDVLHQRVIGQEEAVKAVSRAVRRARAGLKNPKRPIGSFVFLGPTGVGKTELARSLAEAMFGSEDAIIRLDMSEYMEKHAVSRMIGSPPGYVGYDEGGQLTEKVRRKPYSVILLDEIEKAHPDVFNILLQVMEDGRLTDGQGRTVDFRNTVVIMTSNVGADSIKNSKKVGFTRAIDEAHDYSQMKERVMEQLKHTFKPEFMNRIDEIIVFQNLNEQELKEIVDLLLLDLKERVKENGYGMEISPAARELILKEGYDPAFGARPLKRAIQKLVEDSISEEILKKNLLPGDKILVDAVEGQIIARKASEK, from the coding sequence AGATTTACCCAGAGAGCCAGAAATGCGGTTATTCACGCTCAGGAAGAAGCCCGCCAGTTGAATCACCCGGCTATTGGTACCGAGCATATTCTTTTAGGCTTATTACGGGAAGGCGAGGGTGTTGGTGCCCGGGCTTTGCTTAACAGCGGTATTGACCTGGAAAAAGTGCGGGAAGAAATCAACCGGGTAATAGGTGCCAATGGCGAAGCTGTGGAAAAACCGGCTGGAGACTTGCCGGTTACTCCTCGGGCTAAAAAGGTTTTTAACCTGGCTTTTGATGAAGCGCGTTTACAGGGAGTCAATTATGTAGGCACCGAACATCTTTTACTGGCAGTATTAAGAGAAGAAGAAGGGGTGGCTGGCCAAGTTTTACACTCTATGGGTGTTAAGCTGGACCAGATCCGGGAGCAGGTTATGTTGCTTCTGGGGGGAGATGTATCCTCAACTTACCATAACCCAAATGCCTATCAGGATACAGCAAGTCAGCCCAATCAACAGGCTAGGAAGAGAGCCCGGAGCAAAACGCCTACCCTGGATAGCTTTAGCCGTGATTTAACTCAGGATGCCAGCGAAGGAAGGCTGGATCCGGTTATTGGCCGGAATAATGAAATCGAGAGAGTTATACAGATTCTATCCCGCCGCACCAAAAATAACCCGGTATTGATTGGTGATCCGGGGGTGGGGAAAACCGCTATAGTTGAGGGATTGGCCCAGCGAATTATGGACAACCAGATCCCGGAGATATTAAGCAACAAAAGGGTGGTGGCTCTCGATCTGTCCGCTATGGTAGCCGGGACCAAATACCGGGGTGAGTTTGAGGAGCGTCTGACCAGGATAGTAAATGAAATAAAATCATCCGGTGATGTAATTGTATTTATTGATGAGCTTCATACCATAGTGGGAGCGGGAGCAGCCGAAGGAGCCATCGATGCGGCCAATATACTCAAACCTTCCCTGGCCCGGGGAGAGTTTCAGTGTGTAGGAGCTACTACCCTGAATGAGTACCGTAAACATGTGGAAAAGGATGCTGCCCTGGAAAGGAGATTTCAACCCATTCTGGTGGAGGAGCCCAGTATCGAGGAAAGTATTGAAATTCTAAAGGGATTAAGGGATCGTTATGAAGCTCACCATGGGGTCAAGATAGGAGATGAAGCCATTGAGGCGGCGGCCAAGCTTTCCGCCCGCTATATCAGCGACCGGTTCTTACCCGACAAGGCTATCGACCTGATTGATGAGGCTTCATCCCGGGTCAGGCTGGCCAATTATATTATCCCCGAGGATTTGAAGAAGAAGGAAAGCCAACTGGAAGACCTGATCAAGGAAAAAGAAGAGGCTATCAATGGCCAGGAATACGAAAAAGCCGCCCGCCTGAGAGATGAAGAACAGAAGCTTAGAGATGAGATAGAGAATGAAAGAAAAGAATGGTCAAGCCAGCGCAGTTTGAATGCAGGAAGTGTAGGCGAAGATGAAATTGCGGCAGTGGTTTCAAGTTGGAGCGGTATACCGGTAAACAAACTGGCAGAAGAAGAGAGTGAACGTTTGGTGCAAATGGAAGATGTACTGCATCAGAGAGTAATAGGCCAGGAAGAGGCAGTAAAAGCCGTTTCTCGTGCGGTAAGACGGGCCCGGGCCGGTTTGAAGAATCCCAAACGTCCTATCGGCTCCTTCGTTTTTTTGGGTCCCACGGGGGTGGGAAAAACAGAACTGGCGCGCAGCTTGGCAGAAGCCATGTTCGGCAGTGAGGATGCCATAATCAGGCTGGATATGTCCGAATATATGGAAAAGCATGCCGTATCCAGGATGATTGGCTCGCCTCCCGGATATGTGGGTTATGATGAAGGAGGACAATTAACCGAAAAAGTCAGGAGAAAGCCTTATTCTGTTATTCTTCTGGATGAAATTGAGAAGGCCCATCCTGATGTATTTAATATACTCCTGCAGGTTATGGAAGATGGCCGCTTAACGGATGGACAGGGACGAACAGTGGACTTTAGAAATACCGTGGTTATCATGACCTCCAATGTCGGGGCTGATTCTATTAAGAATAGCAAAAAAGTAGGTTTTACCAGGGCTATTGATGAGGCTCATGATTATAGCCAGATGAAAGAAAGGGTTATGGAGCAATTAAAACATACCTTTAAGCCGGAGTTTATGAATCGGATTGATGAAATAATTGTCTTCCAGAACCTCAATGAGCAGGAATTAAAGGAAATAGTTGATTTATTATTGTTAGACCTGAAAGAAAGAGTTAAAGAGAATGGCTATGGAATGGAGATAAGCCCCGCAGCTCGAGAATTAATATTAAAAGAAGGATATGATCCGGCTTTTGGAGCCCGACCCCTGAAAAGGGCTATACAGAAATTAGTCGAAGATAGCATCTCCGAAGAAATATTGAAGAAGAACTTGCTGCCCGGGGATAAGATACTGGTAGATGCTGTGGAAGGGCAAATCATAGCTCGGAAAGCGAGTGAAAAGTAG
- a CDS encoding PIN/TRAM domain-containing protein codes for MLNKLRISKSLLILGLFFGIGCVNFAGRFFQPGRSWQICLGIGAFLLFYLLSSKMLGYFSRLYSRVEDLMDVTSIDILLGGTGGLLLGITIGVLCSYPLSRIGGVGDFLSLLVFILSSFLGLKMGIRRGKELLVFLPQSSKEGDESLSAFNPKVLDTSAIIDGRIYDVCLSNFLDGSLLVPNFVIEELQHIADSSDNIRRNKGRRGLELLGKMQKHPRISINIIEDDIMEEKEVDAKLLRLCKQLGASIITNDYNLNKVAELQGIKVLNINELTNAVKIMVYPGETMHTCIVREGKEVGQGIGYLEDGTMVVVEQAHDEIGNDIEVVVTSVFQTAAGRMIFTRKVKEEKEFIVDNFKEVQGVNLYG; via the coding sequence GTGCTTAATAAACTACGTATCTCTAAATCCTTGTTAATTCTGGGCCTCTTCTTTGGAATTGGCTGTGTTAATTTTGCCGGGAGGTTCTTTCAACCCGGAAGAAGCTGGCAGATTTGCCTGGGGATAGGGGCCTTTCTCTTGTTTTATCTCCTGTCCAGCAAGATGCTTGGCTACTTTTCCAGGCTATATTCCCGAGTAGAGGATCTAATGGATGTTACTTCAATCGATATACTCCTGGGAGGGACCGGGGGCTTACTTTTGGGAATAACGATTGGAGTACTTTGCAGTTATCCACTATCCAGGATAGGTGGAGTGGGTGATTTTTTGTCCCTGCTTGTCTTTATTCTGAGTAGTTTTTTGGGCCTTAAGATGGGGATTCGCCGGGGAAAAGAGCTTCTGGTTTTTCTACCCCAGTCGAGTAAAGAAGGAGATGAATCTTTATCTGCTTTTAATCCCAAAGTATTAGATACCAGTGCGATTATAGATGGTCGTATTTATGATGTATGTCTGAGTAATTTCCTGGATGGTTCCTTGTTGGTACCAAACTTTGTTATTGAAGAATTGCAGCATATCGCTGATTCCTCGGATAATATAAGACGCAATAAAGGTAGAAGGGGATTGGAGCTCCTAGGAAAAATGCAGAAGCATCCTCGTATAAGCATTAATATAATAGAAGACGACATAATGGAAGAAAAAGAAGTAGATGCCAAGCTGTTACGCTTGTGCAAACAGCTTGGTGCCAGCATCATTACCAATGATTATAATCTAAATAAGGTGGCTGAATTGCAGGGCATTAAAGTATTGAACATAAATGAATTGACCAATGCCGTAAAGATAATGGTTTATCCAGGTGAAACCATGCATACCTGTATTGTCAGGGAAGGAAAAGAAGTGGGACAGGGAATTGGCTATCTGGAGGATGGTACTATGGTAGTGGTAGAACAGGCCCATGATGAAATTGGGAATGATATAGAGGTAGTTGTGACCAGCGTATTTCAGACAGCCGCCGGAAGAATGATTTTTACTCGTAAAGTGAAGGAAGAAAAGGAATTTATCGTAGATAATTTCAAAGAGGTTCAAGGGGTGAATTTGTATGGTTAA
- a CDS encoding (4Fe-4S)-binding protein: protein MQSVKIKENIYWVGVQDPDLRVFDIIMRTEKGSSYNAYLIKGSEKTALVETVKDEFFEEYIEKLQEIIKLEDIDYLIMNHTEPDHSGSIARLLEKAPGITVVGSSNTIEFLREIINKDFDARIVGQGSNLNLGDKSLHFIGATLLHWPDSIYSYLPEDRILFTCDSFGSHYASDKIFDDLIEEDFSQEYKYYFDVIMGPFKPYVLRALERIKGLDIDIICPGHGPILRSNITHYIDLYRQWATVQAESDPRPKIVMAYASAYGYTRMLAESIIEGLNKSGFFNLKEFDLVEASTEEVLLELENARGFLIGSPTINKDCVPPVWNLLSSMSPIIHEAMVAAAFGAYGWSGEAVPNMQKRLRMLRMNVLPGLRIRFQPSREELEQAVVFGSNFGRAVLAGNQDLLEFQFINDSEKREEVVGNYIKEYANEDIIVYWDPALCQHDTHCFTRLPQVFNPEARPWVKIDGAPAEAIIRSINRCPSGALRYSLPAGSAVNPELAKGAGLLPGRK from the coding sequence ATGCAGAGCGTGAAAATCAAAGAAAATATTTACTGGGTAGGAGTTCAGGATCCGGACTTAAGGGTATTTGATATAATAATGCGTACAGAAAAAGGAAGCAGTTATAATGCCTATCTAATAAAGGGAAGTGAAAAGACCGCACTGGTAGAAACCGTTAAGGATGAGTTTTTTGAAGAATATATAGAAAAATTGCAAGAGATTATAAAACTGGAAGACATCGATTATTTAATCATGAATCATACTGAACCCGATCATTCCGGTTCCATAGCCAGACTTCTAGAAAAAGCACCTGGCATAACTGTTGTTGGTAGTTCCAACACCATTGAATTCCTGCGTGAAATAATTAATAAAGATTTTGATGCCAGGATTGTGGGACAGGGCAGCAATCTTAATCTAGGTGACAAAAGCTTGCATTTTATTGGTGCCACTTTACTACACTGGCCGGATAGCATTTATTCCTACCTTCCCGAAGACCGCATCTTATTTACTTGCGATTCCTTTGGCAGTCATTACGCCAGTGACAAGATTTTTGATGATTTAATTGAGGAAGACTTCAGTCAGGAGTACAAGTATTATTTTGATGTTATTATGGGACCATTCAAGCCCTATGTATTAAGAGCACTAGAGCGGATTAAGGGACTGGATATCGATATTATCTGTCCCGGGCATGGGCCTATTTTGCGCAGTAATATCACCCATTATATAGATTTATACAGGCAGTGGGCTACAGTGCAAGCCGAGTCCGATCCACGACCCAAGATTGTAATGGCCTACGCAAGTGCTTATGGCTACACCCGAATGCTAGCTGAGAGCATAATAGAAGGCCTAAACAAAAGTGGATTTTTTAATCTTAAAGAATTTGACCTGGTTGAAGCCTCAACGGAAGAGGTTTTGCTTGAACTGGAAAACGCCAGAGGCTTTCTGATTGGTTCTCCAACTATTAACAAGGACTGCGTACCGCCGGTATGGAACCTGTTGAGCTCAATGTCCCCCATTATCCACGAAGCGATGGTGGCGGCGGCTTTTGGTGCTTATGGTTGGAGTGGGGAAGCGGTTCCCAATATGCAAAAACGCTTGCGGATGCTGCGCATGAATGTTCTGCCGGGGCTGCGCATCAGATTCCAACCATCCCGAGAGGAACTGGAGCAAGCAGTAGTCTTCGGGAGCAATTTTGGACGGGCGGTTCTGGCCGGCAACCAGGATTTGCTGGAGTTCCAATTTATCAACGATAGCGAAAAAAGAGAAGAAGTAGTGGGGAATTATATCAAGGAATATGCTAATGAGGATATTATTGTGTATTGGGATCCTGCCCTTTGCCAGCATGATACCCACTGTTTTACCCGGCTTCCCCAGGTATTCAATCCTGAAGCCAGGCCCTGGGTGAAAATAGACGGGGCACCGGCGGAAGCCATAATTAGATCCATAAACCGCTGTCCCTCCGGGGCTTTAAGGTATTCCCTTCCTGCGGGATCAGCTGTTAATCCTGAACTGGCAAAGGGAGCCGGGCTTCTGCCAGGACGTAAATAA
- the radA gene encoding DNA repair protein RadA, with protein sequence MGKIISKFVCHECGYETPKWLGKCPGCSAWNSLLEESISNKPLRRTAERVAAIPLNQLSAEDSPRFSSGLSEFDRVLGGGIVPGSLILLGGDPGIGKSTLLLQVAGLIAAAGKRILYLSGEESLQQIRLRASRLGINNDTIFLLNEQDIDLLHEYINDLDPDLIIIDSIQTVYSSKLSSIPGSVSQLRESTAAVMQIAKKMDKAVFLVGHVTKDGSLAGPKVLEHIVDVVVYFEGEKNFSFRLLRAAKNRFGATDEIALLEMSGQGLVEVPDPSYVFLSPGRDISSGTAIVASMEGSRPLLIEIQALVSSLGAGYPRRMVSGIDQNRLSLIIAVLEKRRGYTLSACDVYLKVSGGVFLKDPSVDLGIAAAVLSSYLEKPLAMDTVFIGEISLSGQIRPVSFLDLRLREIDRMGYKRVIVPTSPGRLAKSSHNMEILEVKSLDHFIDIVLEG encoded by the coding sequence ATGGGGAAGATCATCAGTAAGTTTGTATGCCATGAATGTGGTTATGAGACTCCCAAGTGGTTGGGGAAATGTCCGGGCTGTTCCGCCTGGAACAGCTTGTTGGAGGAAAGTATAAGTAATAAGCCGCTGCGAAGAACGGCAGAGCGAGTTGCCGCCATCCCGTTAAACCAGCTTTCTGCTGAAGATAGTCCGAGGTTCAGCAGTGGCTTATCTGAATTTGACCGGGTTTTGGGGGGCGGCATTGTCCCCGGGTCCTTGATTTTGTTAGGGGGAGACCCCGGTATAGGCAAGTCAACATTATTATTGCAGGTGGCGGGACTAATAGCCGCCGCTGGGAAAAGGATACTTTATTTATCCGGGGAAGAATCTTTGCAGCAAATACGCTTAAGAGCCAGCCGGCTAGGCATTAATAATGATACGATTTTCCTCCTGAATGAGCAGGATATCGATCTTCTTCATGAATACATAAATGACTTGGACCCGGATTTAATTATTATTGATTCCATACAGACGGTCTATTCCTCCAAGCTATCTTCCATTCCCGGGAGTGTATCCCAATTAAGAGAGAGTACTGCTGCGGTAATGCAAATTGCCAAAAAGATGGACAAGGCAGTTTTTTTAGTGGGGCATGTAACCAAAGATGGTTCTCTGGCTGGACCCAAAGTTCTGGAACATATAGTAGATGTGGTAGTCTATTTCGAAGGGGAAAAGAATTTTTCCTTCCGCCTCTTACGGGCAGCCAAAAACCGCTTTGGAGCTACCGATGAAATTGCTTTGCTGGAAATGAGCGGGCAGGGATTGGTGGAAGTACCGGATCCATCCTATGTATTTTTAAGCCCGGGCCGGGATATCTCCAGTGGCACTGCCATAGTAGCCAGTATGGAAGGAAGCAGACCATTGCTGATCGAGATTCAGGCTTTGGTTTCTTCACTGGGTGCCGGGTACCCTCGTCGGATGGTATCAGGTATAGATCAGAACCGCCTGTCATTGATTATCGCGGTTTTAGAGAAGAGGCGAGGATATACACTATCTGCCTGCGATGTCTACCTCAAGGTTTCCGGTGGAGTTTTTCTAAAAGATCCTTCCGTTGATCTGGGAATTGCAGCTGCGGTCTTGTCTAGTTACCTGGAAAAGCCTCTGGCAATGGATACAGTGTTTATTGGCGAGATAAGCCTTAGCGGGCAAATAAGGCCGGTATCTTTCCTTGATTTACGTTTAAGAGAAATAGACAGAATGGGCTATAAAAGGGTGATTGTTCCAACTTCCCCGGGCAGATTGGCAAAATCTTCCCATAATATGGAGATCTTGGAGGTCAAGAGCCTTGATCATTTTATAGATATAGTGTTGGAGGGATAA